The following is a genomic window from Caproiciproducens sp. CPB-2.
ACTGCTCCAACTCCTTCGCCAGATTGGTGATTTGGCTGGCCTGTTCCGGCCTGGTGAACAGGACGACCGCGCCCAGCTTCTCTCGCTCGGCCTGATTCAGCGGCTGGATGGCACGGCACATCTCATTGAGATCGGTCAGCCTTTCGTTGTCAAAATTCAGCGCCGCGTCAACTTCTTCCGGAAGCTCGCTTTCCAAAAAACGCAGGCACATATCTTCATAAAAGTTGCCCCCTGCTCGAGCTAAGGCACGCGCCTGCTGTATCTGTGTGATCGGCAGGTAGAGATAAGTTGCCGGACTGTCTGCCGACGTATATCGTGAACTCATCTCCACCTCCATAATGCAATCTTCGTAGCAATATTCCGGGAAAATACGGCCGTCATAGAGCTGCGACATTTCAAATCCGTTGTCATAGACCAAGCCGTAAGGTGTGACCCGTCCGACCTCGCCGTCGAGCAATGCCAGCGCCACCGAGCGGAAGTCCTTGCCCTGCATTTCCTCTATGGTCGCCCCGCCGCCCAGCGTCAGGTAGTGCCTGCGTCCAAGAGATTCCAGATTGTTAAAGTCCGTGACCACGGTGACCTCCTGACAACAGAAGGTCAGGTTGATGAACTCATCGATACCGTGGAGATCCAGCCGGGAGGCCATGCCCTGAAACTGCGTTTTCTCATATTTATCGAAACTGTCCAGCCGTTTGGCGAGATAGTCCAGCTCATCAATATTGGTTACTGTCCTTTCCGTGTTCTTGAGAACCGGCCAGTGGTCGGAAATCTCATCAACTCGACAGTCACGCTTTAATGGATCGCCAATCTCCAACGCCTCCAGCATTTCGATGATCTCATCGTACTGCTCCGCCGGGATGGGGAAAGGTACGGTAAGAACGCCGTATTCTGGGTGCTGGGCATTGCTTAAAACCGCTTGATACTGCATATGTGTGCCTCCTTACATCATCATTCCAAAGGTTATTCCGGGTTCATCATCGTGAACCTCTGTCTGCGGTACGGCATCCAGTGAGAGCATATCAAGAAGCTGCTTCCCGCCAATCTGACAAGCCGCCTTAAAAGCCCCGTTGATGTCATCGTATTGACGCTCCATTTTGGGCGAGAAAACTGCCTCGCCGATATGCGGAAATGCGCCCTCGTATGTGCCGACCGTCAACTTGCCGACCGGGGACAGTCTCATATAGACACCGTCCTCGCCGCCCGTGTAGTACAAGGCACCGTTTCCATTGAGTCGGGTAATGCTGTCCTCGACCCAGCGGCGGGCGTTGTTGGTGGTGATAGCTTTCCAATACTCAAATTCATGCTGATCCATGTTTCACCAATCCTTATCACATCATCTGCTGCTGAGAGGCGCCCTGCTCCATGGCCGCCTTCATCCGTTCAGCATAGTCAGGCACCATCTCCATGATCTGCGTTTGGATTTCATCGATCCGCTCCTCTTGATCACAGGTGAGCGGTATGTCCGATGTCATCGTATCGGCACAGCAGCGGTAGATCTCGATGAGCTGCTCCGGCGTGAACTGCTCTTGCTCCTGCACAAGCCCGGAGCGAAGCGC
Proteins encoded in this region:
- a CDS encoding antirestriction protein ArdA, translated to MQYQAVLSNAQHPEYGVLTVPFPIPAEQYDEIIEMLEALEIGDPLKRDCRVDEISDHWPVLKNTERTVTNIDELDYLAKRLDSFDKYEKTQFQGMASRLDLHGIDEFINLTFCCQEVTVVTDFNNLESLGRRHYLTLGGGATIEEMQGKDFRSVALALLDGEVGRVTPYGLVYDNGFEMSQLYDGRIFPEYCYEDCIMEVEMSSRYTSADSPATYLYLPITQIQQARALARAGGNFYEDMCLRFLESELPEEVDAALNFDNERLTDLNEMCRAIQPLNQAEREKLGAVVLFTRPEQASQITNLAKELEQFDYVPKVHTPEEYGKYMIMDSGHYEYDENLAGYIDFAKYGKECMENEQGQFNDRGYVAYQGTLRLDELMQGDPAENMGQQMNME